From Thermincola ferriacetica, the proteins below share one genomic window:
- a CDS encoding glycosyltransferase has translation MKILYLVHQFFPEYCSGTEKFVLNLATMMQRMGNKVKVITYSFYEDSFYDEIVGNILVKEFTYKGIPIKAFKYRQSPVDTHYALENKDLSQVADNFINDEGPDLVHIGHPMRVGELIRATNRLEIPYVITLTDFFLMCPKVVLSTSEGQLCTGPERGSICIDMCNEIPNSLIQQRLKSAEEILFNAKKVVAPSEFLANLFKKEFPAIEFEVVNHGISFSKRKKNRKRYTKEDGLVFCYAGTLAPHKGVHILIEAFKNIASPKAGLEIYGSGPDKLYIKKLMDLAEKDVRIKFCGQYWEDNVGNIFTNVDVVIVPSLCYESYSLVMHEAFSCNVPVIASSIGNLGEKIIDNFNGFTFKPGDSSYLTKLLYSLIKNPERLNELKVNLRYGIVPSVEQEAYAYERIYRQVINYKTYDIKKGGFNGEIS, from the coding sequence ATGAAAATTCTTTATTTAGTCCACCAGTTTTTTCCAGAATATTGTTCAGGAACAGAAAAATTTGTATTAAACTTGGCCACAATGATGCAAAGAATGGGGAATAAGGTTAAAGTTATTACGTACAGTTTCTATGAAGATTCGTTTTACGATGAAATTGTTGGAAATATCCTAGTTAAAGAATTTACATACAAAGGGATTCCAATAAAAGCTTTTAAGTATAGGCAAAGTCCTGTAGATACTCACTATGCATTAGAAAACAAAGATTTATCTCAGGTGGCTGATAACTTTATTAATGATGAGGGCCCAGATCTTGTCCATATTGGGCATCCCATGAGAGTTGGAGAATTAATTAGAGCTACTAACAGGTTGGAAATACCTTATGTTATAACACTTACCGACTTTTTTCTAATGTGCCCAAAAGTTGTTCTCTCTACTTCTGAAGGTCAACTGTGTACAGGACCTGAGCGTGGAAGTATCTGCATAGATATGTGCAACGAAATTCCCAATAGTCTAATTCAGCAACGGCTAAAATCAGCGGAGGAAATTTTATTTAATGCAAAAAAAGTTGTAGCCCCATCTGAATTTCTCGCAAATTTATTTAAAAAAGAATTTCCAGCTATCGAATTTGAAGTCGTAAATCATGGTATTAGTTTCAGTAAAAGAAAAAAGAATAGAAAGCGTTATACAAAAGAAGATGGGCTAGTCTTTTGCTATGCTGGAACGCTTGCTCCTCATAAGGGTGTTCACATTCTCATAGAGGCCTTTAAAAATATTGCTTCCCCTAAGGCAGGTCTCGAAATCTATGGCTCAGGTCCGGACAAACTGTATATTAAAAAGTTAATGGATCTGGCTGAAAAAGATGTTAGAATTAAGTTTTGTGGCCAATATTGGGAAGACAACGTTGGTAATATATTTACTAATGTTGATGTCGTTATTGTACCGTCGCTTTGTTATGAAAGTTATTCTTTAGTTATGCATGAGGCTTTTTCTTGTAACGTACCTGTTATTGCTTCCTCTATAGGAAATCTAGGAGAAAAGATTATTGATAATTTCAATGGTTTTACTTTTAAACCAGGGGATTCATCCTATTTAACAAAATTGTTGTATTCATTAATCAAAAACCCAGAGAGGTTGAATGAACTGAAAGTGAATCTAAGGTATGGTATAGTACCGTCAGTTGAACAAGAGGCTTACGCCTACGAGAGAATATACAGGCAGGTGATTAATTACAAAACTTATGATATCAAAAAAGGGGGATTTAATGGTGAAATTAGTTAA
- a CDS encoding class I SAM-dependent methyltransferase, producing the protein MVDAELLIPHTEVQIAAEGFQETVYKIIQPERVPFISYPYEWSFSQLKNAALTTLRIQKTALQFGMSLIDATAYNIQFFGWKPVHIDTLSFKKYNDGEPWSAYKQFCQHFLAPLALMSYTDVHLNQLLKVYIDGIPLDLACKLLPFRSRLKSGLLLHLHIHAKSQQHYADKAIKNNTRKMPLKSLINLLNHLELTIDELKWQPKGTEWADYYKFTNYSSDMMKIKEQTVEKFIDQVKPRNVWDLGANIGLFSRLASKKGIYTCAFDIDPAAVEKNYLECRKNKETHLIPLLLDLTNPSPPIGWQNQERRSLLDRGPADMVLALALIHHIAISNNVPLDRIAQFFKSICSFLVIEFVPKSDSQVQKLLATRQDIFPDYTQNAFEREFKKYFTIEEALGIEGSERTLYLMSRKN; encoded by the coding sequence TTGGTTGATGCTGAGCTGCTTATTCCTCATACGGAAGTGCAGATTGCTGCAGAAGGTTTTCAGGAAACAGTATATAAAATAATTCAACCAGAGAGAGTGCCTTTTATATCTTATCCTTACGAGTGGAGCTTTAGCCAGCTCAAAAATGCTGCTTTAACTACATTAAGAATACAAAAAACGGCTCTCCAGTTTGGAATGTCTCTTATTGACGCAACGGCGTACAATATTCAGTTTTTTGGTTGGAAACCTGTACATATCGATACACTTTCTTTTAAAAAGTACAACGACGGAGAGCCTTGGAGTGCATATAAACAGTTTTGTCAGCATTTCTTGGCACCGTTAGCGTTAATGAGTTACACCGATGTACATTTGAACCAGCTACTTAAAGTTTATATCGATGGAATCCCTTTAGATTTAGCCTGTAAACTTTTACCCTTTAGGTCGAGATTAAAAAGTGGTCTACTTTTACATTTGCATATTCATGCTAAAAGTCAGCAACATTATGCTGATAAAGCTATTAAGAACAATACCCGCAAAATGCCGCTAAAATCTTTGATAAATTTACTTAATCATTTGGAATTAACTATTGACGAACTTAAGTGGCAACCTAAAGGAACAGAATGGGCGGATTATTATAAGTTTACTAATTATTCATCGGATATGATGAAAATAAAAGAACAAACTGTCGAAAAGTTTATCGATCAGGTTAAACCAAGGAATGTTTGGGACCTAGGAGCAAATATCGGCCTTTTTAGCCGATTAGCGAGTAAAAAGGGAATTTATACATGTGCATTTGATATAGATCCTGCTGCGGTTGAAAAAAACTACCTTGAATGCAGGAAAAATAAAGAGACTCATTTGATTCCCCTTTTGCTTGATTTAACCAATCCAAGTCCACCGATTGGCTGGCAAAACCAGGAGCGCCGTTCTTTGTTGGATAGAGGGCCTGCTGATATGGTTTTGGCGTTGGCTTTGATTCATCATATAGCTATTTCAAATAATGTCCCGCTAGATCGAATTGCTCAGTTTTTTAAGAGTATATGTTCTTTTTTAGTTATAGAATTTGTCCCTAAAAGTGATTCTCAGGTACAAAAATTGCTAGCAACTAGACAGGATATTTTCCCTGATTATACACAAAACGCTTTTGAGAGGGAATTTAAAAAATACTTTACCATTGAAGAGGCTTTGGGTATTGAAGGTTCAGAACGCACACTGTACTTAATGTCTAGAAAAAACTGA
- a CDS encoding sulfatase-like hydrolase/transferase, whose translation MIFNRNMDKSQDNIHTEQEPKMSNFYLIHPILFAIYPIIFLYSYNVQETSFKQIVLPVGISVAFSLLFFLTLTVVLRNRLKAGLVTTFFLMAFYSYGRIFDVLNDYWKWSFNIAQHRYVLPTMLLLVWYAGSLIHDVKNQVNLEKLSRIFTILGLTLIVINLFNVMPNEINKKQTDIKENKVVKQAYARKSDMPDIYYIILDEYASLDTIKNIWNYDNTEFENSLSKKGFYICRNSTSKYTDTYKSLAASLNMNYLPENISEADVFKMLSNNRVMNFLKGNGYKTVYIGNWYDISRYKMNVDFQYNFYLDSNLSYVDEFSLILIKSSMLKPFEYLFGMSYTDGNTYRSSVLYSFNKLKQLPHVEGPKFVFAHILSPHTPFVFDRNGGQVNQINSRNWKDKKYYLNQYIYISNQVDSLVSELISQSKMNPIIIVQSDHGPRPNNSPKEEENFEIPDIDKHKIFNAYYLPNLDKGLLREDISPVNTFRIIFNNYFGQKLKLLHDK comes from the coding sequence ATGATTTTTAATCGAAATATGGATAAAAGCCAGGATAATATACATACCGAACAAGAGCCCAAAATGAGTAATTTTTATTTAATCCACCCTATACTTTTTGCGATTTATCCTATTATTTTTCTATATTCTTATAATGTTCAAGAGACATCATTTAAACAAATTGTTTTGCCTGTTGGTATTTCTGTGGCATTTTCTTTGTTATTTTTCTTAACATTGACAGTCGTTTTACGGAATCGGTTGAAAGCCGGGTTAGTTACAACGTTTTTTCTAATGGCTTTTTATTCGTACGGGCGCATTTTTGACGTTCTGAATGATTATTGGAAATGGAGTTTTAACATTGCTCAACATAGGTACGTTCTTCCAACAATGTTGTTATTGGTTTGGTATGCAGGTTCATTAATTCATGATGTAAAGAACCAAGTTAATTTGGAGAAGCTTTCTAGGATTTTTACTATATTAGGTTTAACATTAATAGTAATTAATTTGTTTAATGTTATGCCAAACGAAATCAATAAAAAACAAACTGACATAAAAGAAAATAAAGTTGTAAAACAGGCTTATGCCAGAAAATCAGATATGCCCGATATTTATTATATCATTTTAGATGAGTACGCTAGTTTAGATACTATTAAAAACATATGGAATTATGATAATACTGAATTTGAAAATAGCTTATCAAAAAAGGGATTTTATATCTGTAGAAACAGCACTAGCAAATATACTGATACGTATAAGTCGTTAGCTGCCTCTTTGAATATGAACTACTTACCGGAAAACATCAGCGAAGCAGATGTATTTAAAATGCTTTCTAACAATAGAGTAATGAACTTTCTAAAAGGAAATGGTTATAAAACTGTATACATTGGAAACTGGTATGATATTTCAAGATATAAAATGAATGTTGATTTTCAATATAACTTTTATTTGGATAGTAACTTAAGTTATGTTGACGAATTTTCCTTAATTTTAATTAAGAGTTCAATGTTAAAACCATTTGAATACCTTTTTGGAATGAGTTATACAGATGGAAATACTTACAGGAGCTCTGTTTTATACTCCTTTAACAAGCTAAAACAGTTACCCCATGTTGAAGGTCCTAAATTTGTTTTTGCACATATTTTGTCTCCTCATACTCCGTTTGTTTTTGATAGAAATGGCGGTCAAGTAAACCAAATAAATAGCCGTAACTGGAAAGATAAGAAGTATTATCTTAACCAATATATATATATATCGAATCAAGTTGACTCTTTAGTTAGTGAATTGATTTCTCAATCTAAAATGAATCCGATTATTATAGTTCAGTCGGACCATGGCCCTAGACCAAACAATAGTCCTAAAGAAGAAGAAAATTTTGAAATTCCTGATATTGATAAGCATAAAATTTTCAATGCTTATTATTTGCCTAACCTTGATAAAGGCTTATTAAGGGAAGATATTTCGCCTGTAAATACATTTAGGATCATTTTTAATAATTATTTTGGCCAAAAGTTAAAGCTATTGCATGATAAATGA
- a CDS encoding S8 family serine peptidase: MVRDLKSFIGKFLAVLFLCLTLLAPVSGLFTFPALATPSSFNAGRNDIISNNLVSNRVYKEQNSVFAKIHMIGRKPLYVPDEILVKVKEGKSLGHVMSGLDGKLVKEDKKSRVQKIKLSKGVNLLSAVEAYRTNPNVEYVEPNYIRKPSYIPNDPDLYKQWGIDKTRVKEAWNISKGDSSTIIAIIDTGIDFNHPDLAAKIVYPYDSVTDSTNILQVKDYQGHGTHVAGIAAATIDNNIGIAGIAGNVKIMPVKAYNDEYGGFSDMDIADAIYWAVDHGARVINLSLGGYGYSFTLQNAVNYALNKNVVVVAAAGNDSTDIPTYPAAYEGVIGVAATDEYDSDAVFSNFGSYIDISAPGTNIYSTVPTYYVSGFSINYDYSHGTSMASPAVAGLAGLILSVNPSLNRVQVESYICQNAQDINVTGTEAGWDPYTGWGRINAYKTLLAVLSPKGYLDSPKEGQTLSGTVNVIGWFLDGSGVSKIEILVDGVVKGQAVYGDTRLDVGRVFPAYNNNNSGFHYSLDTTKLSNGTHTVTIRETGANGSQTILPARTVTVLNSLPAKGYLDSPKEGQTLSGTVNVIGWFLDGSGVSKIEILVDGVVKGQAVYGDTRLDVGRVLPAYNNNNSGFHYSLDTTKLSNGTHTVTIRETGANGSQTILPARTVTVLNSLPAKGYLDSPKEGQTLSGTVNVIGWFLDGDGVSKIEVIVDGIIQGQAYYGVNREDVYNVLPAYDNHNSGYSYSLDTTQLTNGSHQITIRETSLLGKETNLPSRSVVVIN, encoded by the coding sequence ATGGTAAGGGATTTGAAAAGTTTTATTGGAAAATTTTTGGCGGTGCTTTTTTTATGCTTAACGTTATTGGCGCCTGTTTCGGGGTTATTTACATTTCCAGCGTTAGCAACACCTAGTTCGTTTAATGCTGGCAGAAATGATATTATAAGTAACAATTTGGTTAGTAATAGGGTTTATAAAGAACAGAATAGTGTCTTTGCAAAAATACATATGATAGGTCGTAAACCTCTTTATGTACCTGATGAGATTTTAGTTAAAGTTAAAGAGGGTAAAAGCTTAGGTCATGTGATGTCGGGTTTAGATGGTAAATTAGTAAAAGAAGATAAAAAGTCACGAGTTCAAAAAATTAAACTCTCTAAAGGAGTTAATTTATTGTCTGCTGTTGAAGCATATCGTACTAATCCTAATGTAGAGTATGTAGAACCAAACTATATTCGGAAGCCCAGTTATATCCCAAATGATCCTGACCTATATAAACAATGGGGGATCGACAAAACAAGGGTTAAAGAAGCTTGGAATATTTCTAAAGGTGATTCATCAACAATTATTGCAATTATAGATACAGGAATAGACTTTAACCATCCTGATCTAGCTGCAAAAATTGTTTACCCATATGATTCTGTTACAGATTCAACCAATATTTTACAGGTTAAAGATTATCAAGGTCATGGTACTCATGTTGCTGGCATAGCTGCTGCTACCATAGATAATAACATAGGTATAGCGGGTATAGCCGGAAATGTTAAAATAATGCCGGTGAAAGCATATAACGATGAATATGGTGGTTTTTCCGACATGGACATAGCTGATGCCATTTATTGGGCTGTTGACCATGGGGCTCGGGTAATTAACTTAAGTTTAGGGGGATATGGTTATTCGTTTACATTACAAAATGCCGTCAATTATGCTTTAAATAAAAACGTAGTTGTAGTTGCTGCGGCTGGCAATGACTCAACAGATATTCCTACTTATCCCGCAGCTTATGAGGGGGTAATTGGAGTAGCTGCTACAGATGAATATGATTCTGACGCGGTTTTTTCTAATTTTGGTTCATACATAGATATAAGTGCGCCGGGTACAAATATATATTCTACTGTTCCGACATATTACGTTAGTGGATTTTCTATAAATTACGATTATTCTCATGGAACATCTATGGCGTCTCCGGCGGTGGCAGGACTGGCAGGTTTAATTTTAAGTGTGAATCCTTCTCTTAATCGAGTTCAGGTAGAAAGTTATATATGTCAAAACGCTCAGGATATAAATGTTACTGGAACAGAAGCTGGATGGGATCCCTATACGGGATGGGGTCGTATTAATGCTTATAAAACTCTGCTGGCTGTTTTATCGCCTAAAGGTTATTTAGATAGCCCAAAAGAAGGTCAAACTTTAAGCGGTACAGTTAATGTGATTGGTTGGTTTTTGGATGGTAGCGGTGTATCGAAAATAGAAATTTTGGTAGATGGGGTAGTAAAAGGCCAAGCTGTGTACGGTGATACTCGATTAGACGTTGGGAGAGTATTTCCGGCATACAATAATAACAATTCAGGATTCCATTACAGTCTGGACACAACCAAATTAAGCAATGGTACTCATACAGTAACCATACGAGAGACCGGAGCAAATGGTTCTCAAACTATTTTGCCGGCAAGAACCGTTACAGTTTTAAACTCTCTGCCAGCGAAAGGTTATTTAGATAGCCCAAAAGAAGGTCAAACTTTAAGCGGTACAGTTAATGTGATTGGTTGGTTTTTGGATGGTAGCGGTGTATCGAAAATAGAAATTTTGGTAGATGGGGTAGTAAAAGGCCAAGCTGTGTACGGTGATACTCGATTAGACGTTGGGAGAGTACTTCCGGCATACAATAATAACAATTCAGGATTCCATTACAGTCTGGACACAACCAAATTAAGCAATGGTACTCATACAGTAACCATACGAGAGACCGGAGCAAATGGTTCTCAAACTATTTTGCCGGCAAGAACCGTTACAGTTTTAAACTCTCTGCCAGCGAAAGGTTATTTAGATAGCCCAAAAGAAGGTCAAACCCTAAGTGGTACAGTTAATGTGATTGGTTGGTTTTTGGATGGCGATGGAGTATCAAAAATTGAGGTCATAGTGGACGGGATAATACAGGGCCAGGCATATTACGGAGTCAATCGGGAAGACGTATATAATGTACTTCCGGCATATGACAATCACAACTCCGGTTACAGCTATAGCTTGGATACTACACAATTAACTAATGGTAGTCATCAAATTACGATTCGGGAAACTTCTCTGCTAGGAAAAGAAACTAATTTACCGAGTAGGTCTGTAGTTGTAATAAATTAA
- the rfbD gene encoding dTDP-4-dehydrorhamnose reductase: MRGVNMHILITGSNGMLGHALTAVLSQQHKLTGLDLPDLDITNLSAVKSAVSFHQPDLIINAAAYTDVDGCETNVDHAFAVNALGPRNLAVVCNELNIPMVHISTDYVFDGTAASPYRETDKPNPRSVYGKSKLLGEQYVRELTNKHYIIRTSWLFGENGKNFVATMLRLAKERDEIGVVNDQTGSPTYTRDLANAISELIQQPAYGTYHITNSGTCTWYQFAREIFRQAGINKVRVKPITTEEINRPAPRPRYSVLDNYLWRLQGMRPLRQYKDALTDYLKSLTKEENQ, translated from the coding sequence ATTAGGGGAGTAAACATGCACATCCTCATCACCGGCTCCAACGGCATGCTCGGCCATGCCCTGACGGCCGTATTATCACAACAGCATAAACTCACCGGCCTGGACCTGCCCGACCTGGACATCACCAATTTATCCGCAGTCAAATCTGCCGTTTCTTTTCACCAGCCCGACCTAATCATCAACGCTGCTGCCTACACCGACGTTGACGGCTGCGAGACCAATGTAGACCATGCTTTTGCCGTTAATGCTTTAGGACCGCGCAATTTGGCCGTCGTATGCAACGAGCTGAACATCCCGATGGTTCACATCAGCACAGATTATGTTTTCGATGGGACTGCCGCTTCACCTTACAGAGAGACGGATAAACCCAATCCCCGGAGCGTTTACGGAAAATCTAAATTGCTGGGTGAGCAGTATGTCCGGGAACTGACCAACAAACACTACATAATCCGCACCTCCTGGCTCTTTGGGGAAAACGGCAAAAACTTTGTTGCTACTATGCTCCGGTTGGCGAAGGAACGGGATGAAATCGGAGTGGTCAACGACCAGACGGGTTCTCCTACATATACAAGGGATTTAGCAAACGCCATATCAGAATTAATACAGCAACCTGCTTATGGAACCTACCATATCACCAATTCCGGTACCTGCACCTGGTACCAGTTTGCCAGGGAAATTTTTAGGCAGGCAGGAATTAACAAAGTTCGAGTCAAACCAATTACTACAGAAGAAATTAACCGACCCGCACCACGTCCCAGATATTCAGTTTTAGATAACTACCTTTGGCGGTTGCAGGGGATGCGGCCCCTCCGCCAATACAAGGATGCTCTGACCGATTATCTTAAATCACTCACCAAGGAGGAGAACCAATGA
- a CDS encoding sugar phosphate nucleotidyltransferase, whose product MKGIVLAGGTGSRLFPLTKVTNKHLLPVGRYPMIYHPIFKLKNAGIREVLIVTGKEHMGDVVNLLGSGRDFEMEFTYRVQDQAGGIAQALGLAEQFVGRENCVVILGDNIFQDEIKRYVADFAVQGGGAKILIKEVPDPQRYGVAELKDGKIVSIEEKPQKPKSNYCVTGIYMYDCQVFNIIKTLRPSGRGELEITDVNNAYIAQNKLTYGILDGWWTDAGTFESLLKANELANGLDLKKAEKNNKFEEMAG is encoded by the coding sequence ATGAAAGGTATAGTTCTTGCAGGAGGGACAGGCTCCAGGCTCTTTCCGCTGACAAAGGTCACCAATAAGCACCTGCTGCCTGTAGGGCGGTATCCCATGATTTACCACCCCATTTTCAAACTTAAAAATGCCGGTATCAGGGAGGTTTTAATTGTTACCGGTAAGGAGCATATGGGCGATGTTGTTAACCTGTTAGGCAGCGGCCGTGACTTTGAAATGGAGTTTACCTATCGAGTGCAGGACCAGGCCGGCGGCATTGCCCAGGCTTTGGGATTGGCGGAACAGTTTGTAGGCAGGGAAAACTGTGTGGTCATTCTGGGCGACAATATTTTTCAGGATGAAATTAAAAGGTATGTTGCCGATTTCGCCGTCCAGGGGGGAGGGGCCAAAATACTGATTAAAGAAGTACCCGATCCTCAACGTTACGGAGTGGCTGAGTTAAAGGACGGTAAGATTGTGTCTATTGAAGAAAAGCCCCAAAAGCCCAAGAGCAATTATTGCGTTACCGGCATATACATGTACGATTGCCAGGTGTTTAATATCATTAAAACACTAAGACCTTCCGGCCGTGGTGAATTGGAAATTACAGATGTTAATAACGCTTATATAGCTCAAAATAAGCTTACTTATGGCATTTTAGACGGTTGGTGGACTGATGCCGGTACTTTTGAATCACTGTTAAAGGCCAATGAACTTGCCAACGGGTTGGACCTTAAAAAGGCTGAAAAAAATAACAAATTTGAAGAAATGGCAGGGTAG
- a CDS encoding dTDP-4-dehydrorhamnose 3,5-epimerase family protein, producing the protein MDLIDGVKIKRLRVIPDERGRLMEMLRCDDDLFIKFGQAYITTAYPGVVKGWHYHKKQTDNFVVVKGMMKVVLYDSREDSPTKGAINEFFMGEHNPILLQIPPYVFHGFKCISETEAMVVNFPTEPYNYDDPDEFRVHPHDNDIPYDWARKDG; encoded by the coding sequence TTGGATTTGATAGATGGTGTAAAGATAAAAAGGCTCCGGGTAATTCCCGACGAACGGGGCCGGCTGATGGAGATGCTGCGCTGTGATGACGACTTGTTTATTAAGTTTGGACAGGCATACATAACGACAGCTTATCCCGGAGTTGTCAAGGGGTGGCACTATCATAAGAAACAGACTGACAACTTTGTTGTTGTCAAAGGGATGATGAAGGTAGTACTCTACGACAGCCGGGAAGATTCGCCGACAAAAGGGGCAATCAACGAGTTTTTTATGGGCGAGCATAACCCTATCCTGCTACAGATCCCGCCTTATGTTTTTCACGGGTTTAAATGTATCAGTGAAACTGAGGCCATGGTGGTGAATTTCCCCACTGAGCCATATAACTATGATGACCCCGATGAATTCCGGGTGCATCCTCACGATAACGACATCCCCTATGACTGGGCCAGAAAGGACGGGTAG
- a CDS encoding metallophosphoesterase, which translates to MSRNLIFVAIFTLILVIYGLMNYYIGLRGWQAVGRTLPWLNVRVYWTLLWLAAHLYIIARFLRNMVPLAAERWLVYVGAYWLAAFYYLFLIVLLLDLLRLLDRWLKFIPGPVKASPALLGWGVIALVAGLLAYGTWNAHNPVVTHYDININKRAGQMKELHIVMASDLHLGLIMNNRRLERFVSMARELNPDMVLLPGDIVDESVRPFIEEKMAKTFRKLNPPLGIYAVPGNHEHFGEDSNETFRYLNEAGIQVLVDRYVKVNDSFYIVGRDDTGHGRKSRKALAEVLKDVDRSLPLIMLDHNPSRPSLQEAAEQGIDLQLSGHTHKGQFIFNNLITGRIYERDWGYLRKGPYQLIVSNGFGTWGPPIRIGNRPEIVDIVIRFSPTKT; encoded by the coding sequence ATGAGCAGAAACCTGATATTTGTGGCAATATTTACACTAATTCTGGTTATCTACGGCCTGATGAACTACTATATAGGGTTAAGGGGCTGGCAGGCGGTAGGTAGGACGCTTCCATGGCTGAACGTGCGGGTATACTGGACCCTGCTGTGGCTGGCTGCCCACCTGTACATAATCGCCCGCTTTCTCAGAAATATGGTTCCGCTTGCTGCCGAGCGCTGGCTGGTTTATGTCGGCGCCTACTGGCTGGCCGCTTTTTATTACTTGTTCTTAATCGTATTACTGCTTGACCTGCTCCGTTTGCTGGACAGGTGGCTCAAGTTTATACCGGGGCCTGTAAAGGCCAGTCCCGCCCTGCTGGGTTGGGGAGTGATAGCGCTGGTGGCCGGCCTGTTGGCTTACGGCACCTGGAATGCCCACAATCCCGTGGTTACTCACTATGATATCAATATAAACAAAAGGGCAGGGCAAATGAAGGAGCTTCATATTGTCATGGCCTCAGACCTCCACCTGGGGTTAATAATGAATAACCGGAGACTGGAGCGTTTTGTTTCTATGGCCAGGGAGCTGAACCCCGATATGGTGCTGTTGCCCGGGGATATAGTGGATGAAAGTGTGCGTCCCTTCATTGAGGAAAAAATGGCCAAGACCTTCAGGAAATTGAACCCGCCGCTGGGAATATATGCTGTGCCCGGCAATCACGAGCATTTTGGCGAAGACAGTAATGAAACCTTTCGCTATCTAAATGAGGCGGGTATACAGGTCCTGGTGGACCGGTACGTTAAGGTCAATGACAGTTTTTACATTGTTGGGCGTGACGATACCGGGCACGGCCGCAAGTCCCGCAAGGCGCTGGCGGAGGTGTTGAAAGATGTGGACAGATCCCTCCCGCTGATCATGCTGGACCATAACCCCAGCCGCCCGAGCCTGCAAGAAGCGGCAGAACAGGGGATTGACTTGCAGTTATCCGGTCACACCCATAAAGGCCAGTTTATTTTTAACAATCTGATTACCGGACGGATATACGAAAGAGATTGGGGTTACCTCCGCAAAGGGCCCTATCAGTTGATTGTTTCCAACGGTTTTGGCACCTGGGGCCCACCCATCAGGATAGGCAACCGGCCGGAGATAGTTGATATAGTCATCAGGTTTTCTCCAACCAAAACATGA